The genomic window acccatgTCAAAAACAACAATGAGCAACACTTCACCTTTTTCATGagtatattttgaaaacaaaaacagtgctttagactttaaatattttggggttagtgagatggctcagaagataaaTGCACTTGATTGCCAAACTTGATAACCAGAACCCATGTAGTGGAAAGAGAAACAACTCCCACAACTTGCCCTATGTTTCCACACACATGCTATGATGAGCTCCCATATGCGCACACttaatgctaaataaataaataagtgtaataaagataatttaaacaCTCCTTTGTTGCTACTTTTCCTGCAAGAAGAATATAGGAATTCAATTTTGTGATGCCTTATAAAGTTGGGCAGTTTACAAGTTGTTTTGTTAATAAATGCAAAGGTATCACTctgccagagagatgagagaatctgATCCAGTGCTCTTTTGTTGTAGGTTATACCACTCCAACTGCCCCCCAGGCATACAGCCAGCCTGTCCAAGGATACGGCACTGGTGCTTATGACACCACCACTGCTACAGTCACGACAACGCAGGCCTCTTACGCAGCTCAGTCTGCATATGGCACCCAGCCTGCCTACCCAGCCTatggccagcagccagcagccaccGCACCTACAAGGTAAGGTCATAGTTGTTGATCCCTCTGCTgcatcaaccttttttttttttttttttttaaggaaagggtAGTTCTGTACATTTGGACCATTTGTGACTTACGTAGCTCTTCACATTCACTAGGTAGTGACTGTTGTCACAGTGTTTCCAGAGTGCTGAGGCACAGCATACAGCTGTTCTGATGAGCAGACGGTGCTGTCGAGGGCCAGAAATGAAGAATGTCATTTGCTTGGTTTCAGAACCTACTTTTTGGGGAAGGAGGAAGCTGTTTTGCTTCTTTAAACTCAAGAAAACTGAGTGTATGTTTTCCCGAATTGTTTAACTACCAATAGAATTATACTTTTGAGTACTTAATCTTTGGCTTAATGATCCTGTAAATTGTTAACCACTCTCCTTTAGGAAATATGTGGTAGTTGATAGTAGGTGGTATAACAGTTACACTTGAGTCAAGAAGTACTGGATGTCCCAATTTTGTCAGTAAAGGATATTTTCATACTTGGGAAGGTCAAGGGTTACTGCTTCAGTTAAAGGAGTTAGCAAGGTTTTCTCAATATTATGTAGTGGTTTGGTAATCAAAAATCATAGACAAATAAATTCATAGCTGGGTACCCAGTTATGTGGTAAATATTAAAAGTCCAATAAAGTTCTTACTCCGTGACTGGGTAGTTGATAAGTGACATATATTATTACTTAACAGAAGATTTCAGGTCTTTACTTTAGACAATGCACTTAGGTGGCTTCTGCATACAGTCTTGAAGGAACACAGGATTCTGATTTGAAAGAAGACTATAGGGAATAAACCAGAGATCACCTTGTAACCTAGACTTTTTATCTGCTATAGAGGTAAGAAATTAGCTCTGGCAAACACTCTCAAATTACTTGTAAAGTGCAGTGAGTAATCAGAGCCACTTGTAGTTACTATCCAGTAAACAGCCTGTACAGTAGTTCTGTTTAACTGGCTGGTGCCTAGAAGGCCCCACTCTAGTTGAGTTAGGTACTGGAGAATTTTATTAGATATACAGACTTGCATGTGATGCTCCCATGCAGTGGTGTGTATCTAAGCCACAGATCTTCATCATGTGTAAGTTGGCTTTTCATAAGTCACTGATTTATGTCACCTTTACCTCCATCTTAGTTTTCTGAGCTGACTATACCGGTTATAATTTTATAACCTGTTTCATCTCGGTGAAGAAACAGTATTTCTACATCTGCTTAAGTCCACCTGCTGATTGGGGCTTTGCTTGAAGTAGTCCTAGCTTAACTCTGCCACTGCCTTCCTCTAAATTGTTTGGGCCACGAGGAAGTGGGATTCCTGAGTTATTTCTGTGAAGTTGGGATTTTTATCATTTAATGAGGGTATTTGCTAGGTAGTCTGAGCATGGGGTGGGAGCATCCACATCCCCATCTTGTGGAGACTGTTGTATAGCAGGGTTAAGTTAATTTCCAGCAGGCCAAGATAGGCAGTGTGTCTTCTTGTCTGTTCCTAATAAATGAGTGAACCCTCAGATACCAACATGTATAAATCAGTGACCTTAAAATTACTCTAAACTTGAATTTGCGTTTTTGCCAAATTTCTTGTCTTCAGAAGTtcgcttttttaaaaagtgttttttcctccctccttccagtACTTGTTCATATTGGCAACACAAGCTGATGAAATCCCTTAATGGTTGTTAATacagaacaaatttaaaaaaaaaattgctaactCCCTTAGTGTTTTCTTCCAGCAAATACTAATAGATGATACTGGgtttcatttactttattttcaagCTTGGTTTTTAACATTTCATGTTGCTCAAAGAACTGTAGGGTTTTTAACTAGGGGTTGTGTGGGTTGTTAAAACTAAGTcttactattttatttctccttttagaCCACAGGATGGTAACAAGCCTGCTGAGACTAGTCAACCTCAATCTAGCACAGGGGGTTATAACCAGCCCAGCCTAGGATATGGACAGAGTAACTACAGTTATCCCCAGGTACCTGGGAGCTACCCAATGCAGCCAGTCACCGCACCTCCATCTTACCCTCCTACCAGGTCAGTCTCATCTGTGTGGCCGGTGAGTTAGTGATAATAAGACAGGTGTTGTCTTTTCAGGCTGTTGACTTGCTACAATTGGCTTTCTTTGGTCAGATCTGTTTTCTCACTCCCTTGCCCATAGTTGACCACAAACCTAAGTTACTATTCAGACCTCAGCCTTAGATTCCCATAGCAGTGCCTGGGATTTAGCTAATGACTGTTTTCTAAATTCTGACCCCAAAACTTCAGTTTTGGTCTTATAATTAACTTAAAAGTATGAGAAACGGAAATGTGTGGAACCATCTACAAAGAACCATAGCAGTTATCTTCTCAAACAAGGGCACCATGGGTAGGGTTAAGGACAAGACTGCCTTTCTACTActgtttgcagtgctggggaaggaATCTGGGGTCTTGTTTAGTGCTGGGAAGGTACTTTACATCTGAAGTACTCCACCTCAAGTTTTTTtgtccttcattttcttccttaacCATTGTAGCTACAATGTccaattttagtttctttaaggAAAACTGCAAGTTTTCTAACTTGTGTCTCATTTGAAGTAAGTTTCAAATGAATTGACAGAACTGTTTTAAAAGGTTAGTTTAATtggctaaaatataaaatagttctGTTTGTATCTGTCTTCGTCaggggtttgtattcctgcacacacacacacacacacacacacacacacacacacacacacaaacatcatgaccaaaaaaagcaagttggggaggaaagggtttattcagcttccacttccacattgctggtcatcaccaaaggaagtcaggacaggaacttggaggcaggagcagatgcagaggctgtggaagggtgctgcttactggcttgcttcccctagcttgctcagcttaattaagaaaatgccttacagctggatctcatagaggcatttcctcaagggaggctcctttctctgataactccagctgtgttacataaaccagccagtacagtatcCATTTCATAGGTTGACACTTGCATACAACTAGGAACAGAGGTGGGCGTGGTTTATGACTGCCCCCTTGTAGAGCAGGTCCATACCTGTTGGGTGGAACAGTTGCTGTGGCATGATGAACTGGTGCACATAGGTGGGATCtttctttaagattattttatttatatgaatgcactgtagctgtcttcagacacaccagaagagagaatacaggttgtgggccaccatgtggttgctgggaattgaagccaggacctctggaagagtcagtgctcttaaccactgagccatctctccagcccgtagACTGAGCCTTGACAAATGTGGAGAGGTGTGACAAATACTTAGTTTAGTTGAACATATTTATGGTTCATTGAGAGTCCTGTCTTCCTCCACactcccctccatccctcccagCCAGGGTTATTCTGTGTAGTTCTGATTGTCCTAAAACTCagtctagaccaggctggccttgaactcagatctgtctacctcctgggagacagagtactaggattaaaccCTTGCcctgccactacacccagctacaagtcttttaaggtttattagTAGTATATGGAGGTACATAGATTACCTGCTGGGTAGTTTCACAAAGACCTAACACCTTTTACACGGCACCCTGAGGTCTCTTACTAGTCTTGTCTTTATCCTAGATTTATAAGGATCAAATTGTTAGAAAGGTTGAAACTATAGCAAAGCAATTTTGAGTCTGAAAAAAATGGGGATTTTCGAAGTGGCATACTTAATACTCTCATGGTCACACTCTGTTACCAAGCAGGCATTCCTCAGAAAGTAATAGTAATCACTCAACTTACTAGATGGCTGgagtagaacacttgcctagtgtGCGAGACTCTTAAGTTGGAGCCTCAGAACTACAAACAGAAAGTAGAGCATTCTGAGAACTAGATACATCACCcgactcctcttcctcctcacgtTCAGTGTATTTTCACTTCATTAGTCATCTCTAAGTGCATACACATAGTCTGCCCTTCTGGGTTGTATTTGTCTTAAATATagttgaaaaacattttaaatgggaGCTCTGAACCACAACTCAGTGTGCACATgggttattttcattttctctcttacaTTTAAAGCTTTATTATTGAAAATCTAAAAATGTTGCCTTAGCCagacagtggtgcacacctgtaatccagcacaCAGGAAACTAAGAGTTGTATGCAGGtggaaggtcagcctgggctacacgtagtgagaccctttcttttcttttttttttttttcttttttgtttttgtttttgtttttgtttttgtttttgtttttgttttttgtttttgtttgtttgttttgttttgttttttgtttttgttgttgttgtttgttttgttttgtttttttttttgttttttcaagacagggtttctctgtatagccttggctgtcctggaactcactctgtagaccaggctggcctcgaactcagaaatccgcctgcctctgcctcccaagtgctgggattaaaggcgtgcaccaccaccgcccggcggtgaGACCCTTTCaatgaaagtaaaaagaaagtaaTTGTTAGGATGCCTGTGAATGTCTTGTATTTGGGGTCTTGACAGAGataacatgttttttttctccttcctgaagattttgtttttttctttcagctacTCCTCTTCACAGCCGACTAGTTACGATCAGAGCAGTTACTCTCAGCAGAACACCTATGGGCAGCCGAGCAGCTATGGACAGCAGAGTAGCTATGGTCAACAAAGCAGCTATGGGCAGCAGCCTCCCACTAGTTACCCCCCTCAGACTGGATCCTACAGCCAGGCTCCAAGTCAATATAGCCAACAGAGCAGCAGCTACGGGCAGCAGAGTGAGTTGCTAAGAGAGAAAAACTAAGTATGAATGGTTTTGCTTGGAGTTTCTGAGAATGGGGAATGCTTTGCTTCTGGAGTCTAGGGTGAGCTATAACATCCTGCATGGTAGTCTGAATGTGCGAGTAGGGGCTCTGCAGTGAGTAGGGCTGGCATTCTTTTAAGACCTGCCTTAAACATtaagagacagtggggaggtagcTATAGAGGATTACTGCATTTTGATAGAAAAGTAAAAACTATGTTTGATATTGTGTAAATTCATAAGCAAAGGGAGTAAGTTCTGCTTACAGACTACTATAATGAGCGTGCCCCTCACACCCAGTGCTTATTGTCTTATGTTTGGAAAAGTAACTCAAAACCCAAAGTACCTCATTCACTGTTTAATTGCTGCCTCAGTTGTTGCACTTTTAAAATTGGATTTcatcagccaggcatggtagcgcAGAGTCTGCAGTGAGATCCTGACTCTAAAAGGGgggtgggtttgttttgttttatttttttgactgGGATGACTAATGGCTACTTACTGTAATTCAGCCCTTGTATGTCACAGCCCTGGGTAACCTGGCTCTGCTTTTGGTGTTGAGGTAGTACAGAGAAGCTGCTTTTGGAGACATTTGAAGCACAGAaacttagaaatatattttttccagAAGAAAAGTCCTTTGAAAGTGGTTTTATAGCCTGGCCATAGAAGGCTGTTTTTAGTCTTGGTGAACCAATAGTCATTAAAGAGCTTCTGATAGAAATACTTTTAGCATAGTACTTACGTAGTTGCTTGTAGTTGAGAGTTCCATGAGTCCAAGAGAAAGGATGTCAGGCAGTAGTGTAAATGCTGGTCCATGGCTTACAGATGTGACTCTTTCCTCAGGTTCATTCCGACAGGACCACCCCAGTAGCATGGGTGTTTATGGGCAGGAGTCTGGAGGATTTTCCGGACCAGGAGAGAACCGGAGCTTGAGTGGCCCTGATAACCGGGGCAGGGGAAGAGGGGGATTTGATCGTGGAGGCATGAGCAGAGGTGGGCGGGGAGGAGGACGCGGTGGAATGGGGTAAGAGCAAAACCTTTTCTCCTTTTACCTAATTTTGTTTCATCCATAGGATTTTCAATGGAAAGAAGGGACTGAAAGACATAAGAAATTTATTCCACATTTCCATGGACAATCTATTGAGGTCAAGCTATCTGCTAAAACATGGAAATGTCATTTAAGTGgcagtttgctttttttctctgcCAGTAACTGTTGTTGGGCTGGGGTGAACAAAGAATGGCTTTGAAACTAGAGCTTTCAGTCCCCTTCATGGTTTTCAGAGGTGAGAGCCTCTTTGGGTAATAGATTTGGGATGGAACACACACAACCCTTCTAATAACCCTAGGTTCTAACTAATGTCCTGATCGGTTGTCTTGAAATACCTGGTGTATGTACTGCAGAAAAAGAATGCAGCTGTTTTCCAATGTTTGTACCCAGAATTGTTGAACATGATGAAGATTGACTGGCCCCATAACCCTTAAACCACGGCCTGAGGTGCCCTGATGTGTAGTTAAGTTGGAGCAGAGAACAATCTTAATAATTTTCTTACAGagtaatgtatatgaatataacATCACTCTCTATTGGAGATTTTAAAAGTCTAAATTGGTTTGACCATTGTGATTGATGGCACAATCTGGTTTAGAAAGCTGTTTTAGATCAGTACCATgaccctgctgcctctgcctcccctccctctctccttccctccctcttccctgtctgGTGTTTATACTTTGATGAAGGTGAAGTATGAGGTGGTTAACATAATCAGATGTAGTTAATGTGTGTGTTCTGTCCCTGAATAAACTAGTAAAACAAAGTTATGCAGAATGTTGTAGTGACTATAAATTTGATTAACTATTGAAGAAAACCTAGCAATTCTTTTTTATAGAACAAACTTGAAAACAGATTTAATTGATTAATTCATTTATTAGTAAATTTCTGTACTATTGAAAGAGAATTAATGTTTTTTATTCTGCATAACTTTAATAAAGTCTTCAGTGAAATCTTTATTGgaaaaaatctttttataaaaaatacacacaaatttTTATGAATCATTTTTTGACAATGTAAAATTGGTCTTCTGATTTGGAGAATATCATTCCATTATAAAGGTTTCACGTCTTTATGGGTGTGTTAAAATAGACATAGACACTTGAAATGACTATCATCACGTCTCAAATCACCTAGGATTTTTAGTGTTTTCCAATTGCAAAAGCAATTTGAAGTTTATTCGTCTTAATACTCCAGAAGTGATGATTCTACTGACTTTGTTAGACTGCTATTAGAGGGGCCCATCTCTGTGGATGAGAAGTCTCTCCTGGAGCCAGAGAAGAGACCATGGCCTACCCCATAGGATTTTAACAGAACTGTGAAGCAGTCTGTTGGATCCTGTGAGGACAGGACACTGGGCagttccctttccctttttttattgTGGTGTGGTGATGGTTTTCAGTGTCTGCTACAGGTAAGGCGCTCAATGTTGTTAACATGCCCTTTTTCATTGCCTcagtattttgatatttttcattGGCTGTTAAACGTGGAAACTTTTTAACATGCTTTGTCGCATTTATATGCTACAGGTTACAAAGTGAGAGCCTTGTATACACTTCAATACTTAAAAAGTACCCGTACTCAGTACTCAGCCGGCAGCATAATGAAAAGTGGGACTAGACACGGTGTCCATATGGAGAGGAAAAATATACatagaatattttaaacaaaatgtatTCATTGTATAAATGGAATCCTTCTGTAACTTTGGTAACTGCATACTTGTTGTTTGGTAATGAACCAGAGGAGGTATAATACTCTAGAATTGTGTAACATTAAAGTGTAAACTTTGTGTTTAAAGACAGAGAACATTTTATGGTGTGtacttttaaaaaggaagtaaagCTGCATGCAACAGCTTGAAATGTATATTTAGGTATTAAAGGTGCAATACTGGTTAAGAAACCTCAAGTCTTCCTACTGGGGAGCTGCCTTTATTTACTACTTGAAAATACTGccttcccccccctccctcctcaaAAAAGGCCACAATATATATTCCCTCTCCtctatgtatagtatgtatattgCCGTAGTCTTAACTGGTATGTCTATAAAGTTGCACCCCCAGTCCGCTGAGCCTTGGTACTTACTGTAAATTCTGCTTTCACAGTAACTATTAAATCCATTAGGGCCCTGGACTGTATGGCTTTATGCTGAAGATTGGCTGGATGCGTCCTCTGATGCGTGTTATAGACATTTAATGTGGTTGTCTCCTGCTTTATTATACAGTGACTTGTTAGGAAGCCTAAGGCCTCATTTGGCTCTCCCTTGGGAGAGGTTGAGGGTGCACCTTTATGAACATGGAAAGTTCATCACAGCAATTGTCTCTGCCTTCTCGTTTCTACACCAAGTTCACCTGGTGTTTCAGCTGATTGGGGTGGATGTTTGGGATCtaggggttgtttttttttcttccttaatttgcCAAGTATTGCACTATTAATACCAGCCCCTGACATGAAAGAAACCAACCACACTGGTGTGTACAATCAGACAAGCAAGGTTGTATATTAAGGAAATTTGAGCAAGCTGCCCTGAAGAAAGGCATAGTGACAAGATGAGAGAGATGCATTGTTTGGAGATGTGTTTAGCCAGTGCCCTTCTTCCCCACGAGCCCTGCCAAGGCTCAGAGCGGTACTGGCTTTTAAAGGGAAAGGCCTTCATTTCTTCGTTTATCCCCCCAGCAGCGCTGGAGAGCGAGGTGGCTTCAATAAGCCTGGTGGTAAGTTTTTGAGTATTACCATGgatagtgtttaaaaaaaaaatgcagtcagTTTTTCTAGAAAACTATATAATTTTTTACTAGTTTCATAAGTGGTTTAAAAATGATCTATACAAAAGAGACTAATGGGTACTGCCGGCATTGTCTTAGGGGTAATAAGGTTAATTAACCTATGGTTACAAAACAAAGGGTAACTTCAAGTATTGAGCAACTGCTTCTATAATATGGGGGAGAGTACAGCTTTAATTTGGTTTATGTGGAGGAAAGGTTTTGAATTTAATTTAACACTAATTTGGCACATGAAGCATTGAAAGTGTATTTGGTTAATGGTTTAGAAACAAAcgagcaaagggaaaaaaaaaaaaaaaccctagcaaACTTCACAAACGCTAAAGGGCCACTGCTCCATCTTAGCAGTGCGGGTCATTTTGAATTAATGAGTCCCCATCAAATGGTGGTGTAGTAGatagctgtgtgtgtttgtaaggtTTGTAGCTTGCAAGGCTTGcactaataatattttatatgatcTTTCCTGGTTGGCAGGACCCATGGATGAAGGACCAGATCTTGATCTAGGTAACTTCAAGTTCTTGAACTTTACACTGTGCTGTTTTGACTAAATGCCATAGAAGCAGGAGTTCAGCAGCTTAGCAGACTTACCAGTACACTGACCCATTTTTGGCAAAGACACTTTGGGACttcctttaaattgttttaaagtaaCCAAAAAGCTTCATCTTAGTATCAGTTTAATGGGTGGTTGGTGCTCTTGCCTTTGTGATGAACTGTTTGATGATAATGTCCAGTTGGTTAAGAAGCCCCTATTATTATTTAGGCCTGATGGGATACGTCTGTGAGGTTGAAAAAGAGGaataggagtttgaggccagcctatctCCAAAGAAGAAGCCACTATTAATTCAGGGCAGTAATTCTGTTTTATCCAATTTTCTCTGGAAGGCCTTCCTATAGATCCCGATGAAGACTCTGACAACAGTGCAATTTATGTGCAAGGATTAAATGACAATGTGACCCTGGATGATCTGGCAGACTTCTTTAAGCAGTGTGGGGTTGTCAAGGTGAGTGGTAATGATGAAGTGATCTAACAGACTGAGCCCACAGAACATATTTGAGGTGCTTGGACGGTGCTGAGAATTGTGCCTTGACTACTTTGTTGACATCTTATGTTTACTCCTTAAAACACTAACTCAAGACCCTGTGTCTTGAGGGCTGGAAGATAGATAGCCCAGTgatggagcacttgcctagtatgcataAGGGTATTAaggctacaaaaataaataactcccCCTTTGTTAgttgggttgtttttgttgtttattttttgagacaacatctcaTGCATTCTGGCTTGACTCACTGTAAAGCAGAGGATTAcctgatacacatacacacactcgaGCTCCCAAACGCTCAGTTTACAGTCTCGTTCTACCACACCCAACCTTAGCCAGTTTTTGTAGATGAAAACTGCTAAGCAGCTGATGATTCTGTTACTAAGTCTGCTATTCTCTTTATAAATAAACTGGTCTTTTTAATATTCCCCTGAATGCTTAATAACTTGGAAACTTTTTTCCAAATTATCACTTGTTTTAAATGCTTACAAAGCCACTAAAATACATTATGTAATGTAGAGAGAGGGGCATTTAAATCCTTATAGATTTATTTCCCAGCATAAGGGCTGAGGCTTTGCCAGGgttggtggtgtatgcctttgatGCCAACAGTGAGGGAGGgaatgaaaagggaaagaagTGCAGCTTGAGGAGTtttgcttgagaaagggtctcattatgtagctctagctggcttggaacttagaGATCACCTGCTTCTTTGTTCTGCTTCTGCATATTGGTACCACACCTGGCTATTCTTGGTTTGATAACATATCTGTTGttgccttgttttcttttttcctgtttacAGGCCTGTTGTGACATTTTGTTGAAAACTTTACCTGAGTCTCTATACCCAGGAAGTCTggttcttctgctttttctctttataattattatttttttaattccatatGTTTGTGTGAACATGTGGGAGGTTCTGTACATGATCCACAGAAGGGTCCAGGCATGATTCAGAGTAtctctggaggtcagagggcaacttgtgagAATCTGGTCTTCCCCAGAGTGGGATCCATGCATTGGTGTACGTGGCAGGTGTCTGACCAAGCCTCTTTGCAAACCTCCTGTCCACCCTTTGCAATACAGGTTAACAGAGTCTATAATGCAATTtgagaataaataatattttctgatATTAAAGCCTTAAAGGTGTACAGTTGACTTATGTTTAGATGTCTCTGAGTTTATTTCTGTACCACATGGGTGTAGGTACCCAAGAAGACCAGAAAAGGCTGTCAGATGTCATGAAGCTGGAGCTTGTTGTAAAGTCTGACCTCAGTCCTCTGCTAGAATACCAAGTGTTCTATAAGAtttttctctgcctgtttgtgtatacacacaattCACCATATGCTATTAAATGATTTTCTGTAGCCTTACCCACTCTGGGGGAAAGAGAAACCCCAAATTCCTAtgcttgtattttatatttaagatgttgagccgggcggtggtggcgcatacctttaatcccagcacttgggaggcagaggcaggtggatttctgagttcgaggccagcctggtctaccgagtgagttccaggacagccagggctacacagagaaaccctgtctcgaaaaaccaaaaaaaaaaaaaaaactgatattgCCTGGGTATGgtgtacatgcctttaatcccagtactcaggagacagaggcaagtagatctctgagttgagggcagcctggtctatataaaaagaaagttccaggacaagtCAGGGCCGCACAGGGAAATCCTTGGAGGGGGCGGGTGATTGTTTTTGTTCAGTTTACAACATTTAGAAAAAGTGTATCTTCATGCATATATGGACATCAAGGAACAACTTGCAAATCATTCAGTTCCACTATGTTGGAGCTGGAACTCAGGTTGCAGGCTTGGCAACATGTACCCTTATCTGCTGGGCCATTTTGTTAGCTTCTTTGTGTTTTAGCAAGGCCTTGTAACGTAGGCTGACCTTAAATTTACTCTCTTCTCATCATGGCCTTGAACTAAAATTACTCTTTCTGCTTCTACATCCAAATTCTGGGTTCTGTGCTTGAGTTACCATTTCCTTCCTGCTGGGGATTCAGATTTAAGTCATTTATTCTGTATATAGTGCTCTGCCTACATGCCTGCCTGCAGATCAGAAGAGAGCTGCAGATCTCAttgtagatggttatgagccttcatgtggttgctgggaattgaacttgagacCTCTGGAAAAggaaccagtactcttaacttctgatctgtttctccagcccttgcttggttttttaagacaggatttctctctgtGGCCCTACTATCTTGAAACTCAGATTCTccttgcctctaccttctgagtgctgggattaaaaatatgtCCCAACATCACCCAGCCatttgcttttactttgtttcattttggggtGTGTGCGTAGAggtgagatgagagagagagagacagactcatGCGTGCACATACAATTCTAGTATCAATTTGGAGTATACTCTGGTTAAGTCAGAATTTGCCATCAGGTGCTTTTTTGTTTACCtgttttttaataaagatttGTGGGACTGGAGAGGTTGCATAGGCGTTAAGGGCATTGGTTGCTTTTTCAAAGGacttggattcagttcccagtactacatgacagctcacaattgtcagtaactcaagttccaagagatccaacaCATAATGGTGTTTAGACACACATGTTGGCAGAATGCTTGTTAACAAAAAATTAATAGAGATTTTAAAGATGCATGTCCTCATTCATATGGGGCCGGatagatggttcaacagttataAAACACTTGCTCTTC from Arvicanthis niloticus isolate mArvNil1 chromosome 7, mArvNil1.pat.X, whole genome shotgun sequence includes these protein-coding regions:
- the Ewsr1 gene encoding RNA-binding protein EWS isoform X9 translates to MASTDYSTYSQAAAQQGYSAYTAQPTQGYAQTTQAYGQQSYGTYGQPTDVSYTQAQTTATYGQTAYATSYGQPPTGYTTPTAPQAYSQPVQGYGTGAYDTTTATVTTTQASYAAQSAYGTQPAYPAYGQQPAATAPTRPQDGNKPAETSQPQSSTGGYNQPSLGYGQSNYSYPQVPGSYPMQPVTAPPSYPPTSYSSSQPTSYDQSSYSQQNTYGQPSSYGQQSSYGQQSSYGQQPPTSYPPQTGSYSQAPSQYSQQSSSYGQQSSFRQDHPSSMGVYGQESGGFSGPGENRSLSGPDNRGRGRGGFDRGGMSRGGRGGGRGGMG
- the Ewsr1 gene encoding RNA-binding protein EWS isoform X11, translating into MASTDYSTYSQAAAQQGYSAYTAQPTQGYAQTTQAYGQQSYGTYGQPTDVSYTQAQTTATYGQTAYATSYGQPPTGYTTPTAPQAYSQPVQGYGTGAYDTTTATVTTTQASYAAQSAYGTQPAYPAYGQQPAATAPTRPQDGNKPAETSQPQSSTGGYNQPSLGYGQSNYSYPQVPGSYPMQPVTAPPSYPPTSYSSSQPTSYDQSSYSQQNTYGQPSSYGQQSSYGQQSSYGQQPPTSYPPQTGSYSQAPSQYSQQSSSYGQQSSFRQDHPSSMGVYGQESGGFSGPGENRSLSGPDNRGRGRGGFDRGGMSRGGRGGGRGGMGLQSESLVYTSILKKYPYSVLSRQHNEKWD